Proteins encoded in a region of the Puniceicoccaceae bacterium genome:
- a CDS encoding prepilin-type N-terminal cleavage/methylation domain-containing protein, whose amino-acid sequence MKPERCRTIDGRKRGFTLLEALLAAAVLGVTGYVLAVAFNNGQTALLNWEQSSEVHEFRNWALATLDFSEMDRETLETGDESLRSPEGMRLEWKARAYPTLVLDVFVIEIEGVVMGPEGSSEPFRESRLIRNPEWYESDREREQLVEDKERRFEAMQKERARR is encoded by the coding sequence ATGAAACCGGAGCGATGCAGGACAATTGATGGACGCAAGCGGGGGTTCACGCTGCTCGAAGCCCTGCTTGCAGCAGCAGTGCTCGGGGTAACGGGTTACGTGCTGGCGGTTGCATTCAACAATGGCCAAACCGCGTTGCTCAACTGGGAACAGTCCAGTGAAGTTCATGAGTTTCGGAACTGGGCTCTCGCGACACTTGATTTTTCAGAAATGGATCGCGAAACGCTGGAAACCGGGGATGAATCGCTGCGCTCCCCGGAAGGAATGCGACTGGAGTGGAAGGCACGCGCTTACCCGACGTTGGTGCTGGATGTGTTTGTCATTGAAATCGAGGGTGTGGTGATGGGACCTGAAGGCAGCTCAGAACCCTTTCGCGAAAGTCGATTGATTCGCAATCCGGAATGGTATGAATCGGATCGGGAGCGGGAACAGCTCGTGGAGGACAAGGAGCGACGTTTTGAAGCGATGCAGAA